One segment of Yersinia kristensenii DNA contains the following:
- a CDS encoding YpfN family protein has product MHWLADYWWVVLIILVGMILNGIKELRRLDHKKFLSNKPEIPPHRDNNAQWDDDDWPDKDKKK; this is encoded by the coding sequence ATGCATTGGCTAGCTGATTACTGGTGGGTGGTTCTTATCATACTTGTCGGCATGATCTTAAATGGCATCAAAGAGTTACGCCGTCTTGATCATAAGAAGTTTTTGAGCAATAAGCCGGAGATCCCTCCCCACCGCGACAATAATGCGCAGTGGGATGACGACGACTGGCCGGATAAAGATAAGAAAAAATAA
- the ypfH gene encoding esterase, with product MNEKHIVVQQPAQPEQLILLFHGVGDSAAGMAPVGSHFAQAFPQAQVISINGPFASSMGGGRQWFSVQGITEQGRQGRIDEVMPEFIATVRYWQQQSGLGARQTTLVGFSQGTIMSLEGVKAQPQLAGQVIGFSGRFATLPQQAIVDVAIHLIHGEQDGVIPVEQANAAAQCLTALGAAVTLDLDANTGHGINQPMLARAIAHLRQDLAGN from the coding sequence ATGAATGAAAAACACATTGTGGTGCAGCAACCGGCGCAGCCAGAGCAATTAATTTTGTTATTTCATGGTGTTGGCGACAGTGCTGCCGGGATGGCACCGGTCGGCAGCCATTTTGCGCAAGCTTTTCCTCAGGCGCAGGTGATCAGTATTAATGGGCCTTTTGCCAGCAGCATGGGCGGTGGGCGGCAGTGGTTTTCTGTGCAGGGGATCACCGAGCAGGGGCGGCAAGGGCGTATTGATGAAGTGATGCCCGAATTTATTGCCACTGTGCGCTATTGGCAGCAACAAAGCGGTCTTGGTGCACGGCAAACCACACTGGTGGGGTTCTCGCAGGGCACGATTATGTCATTGGAAGGGGTGAAAGCTCAGCCGCAGTTAGCTGGGCAGGTCATCGGGTTCAGTGGGCGTTTCGCCACCTTGCCACAGCAAGCTATTGTTGACGTGGCCATTCATCTGATTCATGGGGAACAGGATGGCGTTATTCCGGTAGAACAGGCCAACGCCGCCGCGCAGTGCTTAACGGCATTGGGGGCTGCTGTGACATTGGATCTGGATGCCAATACCGGACATGGCATTAATCAGCCAATGCTGGCGCGGGCTATTGCTCATTTGCGTCAGGATCTTGCGGGAAATTAA
- a CDS encoding AGE family epimerase/isomerase, with protein sequence MLNAAQKFSQWMRAEALPRFLHEGMADNRFAESLPAGSSVIRSRVQTRQLYVFAHATRTGWIDGREQVLTAALKGLTDFQQPGGALCFALGAVEGADDINAYEQAFALLAYSEIYQLTGDTAFLRRATALHDWMKVHLALEEGGYAVNTRKPAWLSQNPNMHLFEACLNWWHATGDARWEQECHDLFGLFTQHLFNQQQRCLVEFFARGWQPTLAVSQQVDPGHHHEWTWLLYEYQKLSGIDTHELRQELQLFAQTYGENPATGAVMNEVIWHGQPLRAASRLWCQTERIKADVVNYRHSPEQNPDTIISRHVDNMFAAFIEGEDSGLYCDEIDAAGQRLGGASPASTLYHLYVACRQLDELASQRG encoded by the coding sequence ATGCTAAATGCAGCGCAAAAATTCAGTCAGTGGATGCGGGCAGAAGCATTGCCACGGTTCTTACATGAGGGCATGGCGGATAACCGTTTTGCCGAATCCTTACCCGCAGGATCATCAGTGATACGCAGCCGGGTACAAACCCGGCAGTTGTATGTGTTTGCCCATGCAACCAGAACCGGTTGGATTGACGGGCGTGAGCAGGTGCTAACCGCCGCGCTGAAAGGACTCACCGATTTTCAGCAGCCGGGCGGTGCATTGTGTTTTGCGTTAGGGGCGGTTGAGGGCGCTGATGACATTAACGCCTATGAACAAGCATTTGCGTTACTGGCTTACAGCGAAATTTATCAGCTCACCGGTGACACCGCGTTTCTTCGGCGTGCAACAGCACTCCATGACTGGATGAAAGTGCATCTGGCATTGGAAGAGGGCGGTTACGCGGTGAATACCCGCAAGCCCGCGTGGTTAAGCCAAAACCCCAATATGCATCTGTTTGAAGCTTGCCTCAACTGGTGGCACGCAACTGGCGATGCCCGCTGGGAGCAAGAATGTCACGATTTATTCGGTTTATTTACCCAACATTTATTTAATCAGCAACAGCGGTGTCTGGTGGAGTTTTTTGCTCGCGGTTGGCAGCCCACTTTGGCCGTCTCGCAGCAAGTCGACCCCGGCCATCATCACGAATGGACATGGTTACTGTATGAATATCAAAAGCTTTCGGGCATAGATACCCATGAATTACGGCAGGAATTGCAGCTTTTCGCCCAGACTTATGGTGAAAACCCTGCCACGGGCGCGGTCATGAATGAAGTAATTTGGCACGGGCAGCCATTACGTGCCGCTAGCCGCTTATGGTGTCAGACTGAGCGAATTAAGGCTGATGTGGTGAATTATCGCCACTCTCCTGAGCAAAACCCAGACACTATTATTAGCCGCCATGTGGATAATATGTTTGCCGCTTTTATCGAGGGGGAGGACTCTGGGCTGTATTGTGATGAAATTGATGCCGCGGGCCAGCGCTTGGGCGGTGCTTCGCCGGCCTCGACACTTTATCATCTGTATGTAGCTTGTCGGCAACTGGACGAATTGGCCAGCCAGCGGGGTTAA
- a CDS encoding class I mannose-6-phosphate isomerase, with amino-acid sequence MSYLNHPANYDKFPAISVPTAANPAVIGWQAIAEKISELLATRDGVTVAIDCYPGVDIQSIKQHLSLYSGFDQAQWREMDDCYLSGQALDIRLTDTLTDDRVFGVMSCANLADYLLPEKIKSLQTACENQGEINVIIGTGAALAGVHDVLVYIDYPRWQRQLDWRAGGSNWLTHNPDEDVLRKYKRGFFWEWRIADRHKRELFQSFDFYLDSLAEPAVMIDQAAFQVGVEACLAAPFRLNPFFDPGVWGGKWMEEVCQLPPSEKNYAWCFDGVPEENSVTLNYGGSRITMPAINLVLARPRQLLGAQNYARFGAEFPIRFDFLDTMEGGNLSLQVHPLTDHIQQQFGMHYTQDESYYILDARAGANVYLGLKTGVQPEELISAIEQAQHTGHLDDEKFVNSFPVKKHDHVLIPSGTVHCSGSNAMILEISATPYIFTFKLWDWGRLGLDNRPRPVHIEHGRKVIQAERDTAWCRENLLDQVEIKEENADYTRERTGLHALEFIDTHRYWVRSAVTIATHDGFQMLNLIEGQKAIIDSPDGAFAPYTLHYAETLVIPASVTQYRVTACQGEQIGIIVANVRQPGAQ; translated from the coding sequence ATGTCTTATTTAAATCATCCAGCTAATTACGATAAATTTCCTGCCATTTCGGTGCCAACAGCTGCAAATCCAGCGGTCATAGGTTGGCAGGCTATTGCGGAGAAAATCAGTGAGTTACTAGCGACTCGCGATGGGGTTACTGTCGCCATTGATTGTTATCCCGGTGTGGATATACAGAGCATCAAGCAACATTTGAGTCTTTATAGTGGATTTGATCAGGCTCAATGGCGAGAGATGGACGATTGTTATCTCAGCGGTCAAGCTTTGGATATTCGTTTGACGGATACGCTGACGGACGATCGGGTTTTTGGTGTGATGAGTTGCGCTAATCTGGCTGATTATTTATTACCTGAAAAGATAAAGTCACTTCAGACCGCCTGTGAGAATCAGGGTGAAATTAACGTAATTATCGGTACCGGTGCCGCACTGGCCGGGGTTCATGATGTGCTGGTCTATATTGATTATCCGCGTTGGCAACGTCAGTTAGACTGGCGCGCGGGTGGGAGTAATTGGCTCACTCATAACCCTGATGAAGACGTATTAAGAAAATATAAGCGCGGTTTCTTCTGGGAGTGGCGAATTGCTGACCGTCACAAACGTGAACTGTTCCAATCGTTTGATTTTTATCTTGATTCACTGGCAGAACCCGCAGTTATGATTGATCAGGCGGCATTCCAGGTTGGGGTAGAGGCCTGTCTGGCTGCCCCTTTCCGCCTGAATCCATTCTTTGACCCCGGGGTCTGGGGCGGAAAATGGATGGAAGAGGTTTGCCAACTGCCACCGAGTGAGAAAAATTACGCCTGGTGTTTCGATGGGGTGCCGGAAGAGAACAGTGTGACGCTAAATTATGGCGGCAGCCGTATTACTATGCCCGCCATTAATCTGGTGTTGGCTCGCCCGCGTCAACTGCTCGGTGCGCAAAACTACGCCCGCTTTGGCGCGGAGTTCCCCATTCGTTTTGATTTTCTCGACACCATGGAAGGCGGCAATCTCAGCTTACAAGTTCACCCTCTCACCGACCATATTCAGCAGCAGTTTGGTATGCATTACACCCAAGATGAAAGTTATTACATTTTGGATGCCAGAGCAGGGGCTAATGTTTACCTCGGATTAAAAACCGGTGTTCAACCTGAGGAGTTGATCAGCGCGATTGAACAGGCACAGCATACCGGACATCTTGATGACGAGAAGTTCGTGAATAGTTTTCCCGTTAAAAAACATGACCATGTATTGATCCCCTCCGGCACGGTGCACTGTTCTGGCAGTAACGCCATGATTCTGGAGATATCGGCGACTCCGTATATTTTTACCTTCAAACTGTGGGATTGGGGCCGTCTGGGGTTGGATAACCGCCCACGACCGGTGCATATCGAGCATGGTCGCAAAGTGATACAAGCTGAGCGGGATACCGCATGGTGCCGTGAGAATTTGCTCGATCAGGTTGAAATAAAAGAGGAAAACGCCGATTACACCCGTGAGCGCACCGGTTTACATGCGCTAGAGTTTATCGATACCCACCGTTATTGGGTACGTTCTGCCGTAACCATTGCCACTCACGACGGTTTCCAGATGTTGAACCTGATTGAAGGACAGAAAGCCATTATTGATAGCCCGGATGGTGCCTTTGCCCCCTATACCCTTCATTATGCTGAAACTTTGGTGATTCCTGCATCGGTCACTCAATACCGCGTCACTGCCTGTCAGGGTGAACAGATCGGCATTATTGTGGCCAATGTGCGCCAACCGGGAGCACAATAA
- a CDS encoding mannitol dehydrogenase, with protein sequence MKSIAIHFGAGALGRGLTIPFLVASGYDVVTVDADLQLIDRLQSARGYDILLTDIDEQQHIPLAAALHPADPQLQEWLAQATVITTSVRKENLHHVASALKNCAPKTVICCENIEQSGAFFASLLQEAGVDDQHWSLPDCMVDRICSSHWPQTLEIEAESYGSICVQALENAIIPDKFEITENIAARFQEKRILVNTYADGISFIGRAMGLEFLYQAAADQRINHLIDDYMQVMKIYLQQVCHLSPQHLDTMEQRHRQRLANTAIKRPLDTVARNFLAKITAGERFIYPLIELARRDINIDRAIPFVNALINGWAMQQENPSQARQQALNTIENTLIIKKLEEAS encoded by the coding sequence ATGAAATCGATAGCCATACATTTTGGAGCAGGCGCATTAGGGCGAGGGCTAACGATCCCTTTTTTGGTTGCCAGCGGTTATGACGTTGTCACCGTTGATGCCGACCTACAATTAATTGACCGCCTCCAGAGTGCACGCGGCTATGACATTCTGCTGACGGATATTGATGAACAACAACACATTCCGTTGGCGGCGGCCTTACATCCAGCAGATCCACAACTTCAGGAATGGCTGGCGCAAGCGACTGTTATTACCACCTCGGTGCGCAAAGAGAATTTGCATCATGTGGCGTCGGCACTGAAAAACTGTGCACCCAAAACCGTGATTTGCTGTGAAAACATTGAACAAAGCGGCGCTTTCTTTGCTTCTCTGTTGCAAGAGGCCGGCGTTGATGACCAACACTGGTCATTGCCAGATTGTATGGTTGACCGAATTTGTTCTTCCCACTGGCCGCAAACGCTGGAAATTGAAGCGGAGTCCTATGGTTCCATCTGTGTCCAGGCGCTGGAAAATGCGATTATCCCCGACAAATTTGAGATTACAGAGAACATCGCAGCACGCTTTCAGGAAAAACGTATTCTGGTCAATACTTACGCCGACGGCATCAGTTTTATCGGCCGCGCGATGGGGCTGGAATTTCTTTATCAGGCAGCCGCCGATCAGCGCATTAATCACCTGATCGACGACTATATGCAGGTGATGAAAATCTATTTGCAGCAGGTCTGTCATTTGAGCCCACAACATCTGGATACCATGGAGCAGCGGCATCGTCAGCGTTTGGCTAACACGGCCATTAAGCGCCCTCTTGATACCGTTGCCCGTAATTTTTTGGCCAAAATAACCGCCGGGGAACGTTTTATTTATCCCCTGATTGAACTGGCACGTCGGGATATCAATATTGACCGCGCTATCCCATTTGTAAATGCACTAATCAATGGCTGGGCCATGCAACAAGAAAATCCCAGCCAGGCACGACAGCAAGCACTCAACACCATCGAAAATACCTTAATTATAAAAAAACTAGAGGAAGCATCATGA
- a CDS encoding PTS sugar transporter subunit IIA: protein MINIIFAAHGLAATGMKDSVEMVLGENNHFHVLSLTHDDGINHFQAQLTQLVNEIREHSAGGILILTDMPAGTPYNVSVQIALANNDIDVLSGTNFPMVLTALDQADLPLSELTELVIETGREAINRFIAIDAAEEDF from the coding sequence ATGATCAACATCATTTTTGCTGCCCACGGATTGGCAGCAACGGGGATGAAAGACAGCGTCGAGATGGTTCTGGGGGAAAATAATCACTTTCATGTGTTATCGCTAACACATGATGATGGGATTAATCACTTTCAGGCCCAGCTCACGCAATTAGTAAATGAAATACGCGAACACTCGGCTGGCGGCATTCTTATTTTAACGGATATGCCCGCGGGTACCCCCTATAACGTGAGTGTGCAGATTGCGCTGGCAAATAATGATATTGACGTATTATCAGGTACAAATTTTCCTATGGTATTAACTGCCTTGGATCAAGCTGACCTGCCGCTATCTGAGCTAACTGAACTGGTGATTGAAACGGGTCGGGAAGCAATTAATCGCTTTATTGCGATTGATGCCGCAGAGGAGGATTTTTAA
- a CDS encoding PTS system mannose/fructose/N-acetylgalactosamine-transporter subunit IIB — protein MAISFLRIDDRLIHGQMAACWIGSSPCDGIIVVDDDAANNEIQKKVLLSILPSIKTWVFSIDTATEKLDKVIESQKKYYLIVRSASALVKLAEKVPQLIAVHKRVNVGPLSKRNDAIQVNKGQGIVPEEIPAFRQLKELGFSVEFRLLPDTTAVSWDSVAAKLPG, from the coding sequence ATGGCTATCTCTTTTTTACGCATTGATGATCGTTTAATACATGGTCAGATGGCCGCTTGCTGGATTGGTTCCAGTCCTTGTGATGGCATCATAGTGGTCGATGATGACGCCGCCAATAATGAAATCCAGAAAAAAGTTCTGTTATCTATTCTGCCCTCGATTAAAACCTGGGTATTTAGTATTGATACCGCAACAGAAAAATTGGATAAGGTGATTGAATCTCAGAAAAAATATTACCTGATTGTCCGTAGCGCTTCGGCATTGGTGAAATTAGCCGAAAAAGTGCCGCAATTAATCGCCGTACATAAACGTGTCAATGTTGGCCCGTTATCCAAACGTAATGATGCAATTCAAGTGAATAAGGGGCAAGGAATTGTACCGGAAGAGATCCCGGCGTTTCGTCAACTCAAAGAATTAGGTTTTTCCGTCGAGTTCCGCTTACTGCCCGATACCACCGCGGTAAGCTGGGATTCAGTAGCAGCCAAATTACCCGGATAA
- a CDS encoding PTS mannose/fructose/sorbose/N-acetylgalactosamine transporter subunit IIC: MIEITLFQAALIGLFCYLGALTTPWLIGLTGGWYTLSRPLVAAFITGLIIGDVEHAIIVGVAVQTVYIAFVSPGNAMPQDLNFVSWLALPLAIISGQDAKVAVTLAATIGVAGTIIFNFTMLSNVIWNTRADKALAEGNKRKWERNVIWIPQLSNFIVRFVPVFVACLYGPQYIEALVNAMPVTVMHVVSVFGGVLPAVGIAMLMRQAIVEKSMLIYFLFGFVCVVFMKVNMIALVIISFLLALIHYKYKPGKAAANNANTDEDEF, translated from the coding sequence ATGATTGAAATAACTCTTTTTCAGGCAGCATTAATTGGTCTGTTCTGTTATCTCGGGGCGTTAACGACCCCTTGGTTAATCGGTTTAACCGGTGGCTGGTACACATTATCACGCCCTTTGGTCGCCGCTTTTATTACCGGGCTGATTATCGGCGATGTTGAGCATGCCATTATTGTTGGGGTCGCAGTACAAACGGTTTACATCGCTTTTGTATCCCCCGGTAATGCCATGCCGCAGGATCTTAACTTTGTCTCCTGGCTCGCTCTACCGCTGGCCATTATTTCCGGGCAGGATGCTAAAGTCGCGGTAACATTAGCGGCCACTATTGGCGTAGCCGGGACAATTATTTTCAATTTCACCATGCTGTCGAACGTAATTTGGAATACCCGGGCGGATAAAGCATTAGCCGAAGGGAATAAACGCAAGTGGGAGCGCAATGTTATTTGGATCCCGCAACTGAGTAATTTTATTGTGCGTTTCGTCCCGGTATTTGTCGCCTGTCTTTATGGCCCACAATATATCGAGGCGCTGGTTAATGCTATGCCAGTGACTGTGATGCACGTTGTAAGTGTATTTGGCGGTGTATTACCGGCGGTGGGCATTGCCATGTTGATGCGCCAGGCGATTGTTGAAAAATCGATGCTGATTTATTTTCTCTTTGGCTTTGTGTGCGTTGTCTTTATGAAAGTGAATATGATTGCCTTGGTGATCATTAGCTTCTTGCTGGCACTTATTCACTATAAATATAAACCGGGCAAAGCAGCCGCTAATAATGCCAATACTGATGAGGATGAATTCTAA
- a CDS encoding PTS system mannose/fructose/sorbose family transporter subunit IID, translated as MSHETLSENNQALPSIPSTAIKLDKSTLNRCWLNWAMHNITVASYDRMEGHGFVKALMPAVEKMYPGDIAKQVEVLKPHTAYFNTEPQLGAIVTGIVVGMEEQRANGEPVDANSIQTIKNSLMGPIAGIGDSSIQGTLIPILLSIAISLSYGGSMLGPLFYIIVFNVLIISLSYRAFHSGYRLGVKSVDYFVSENANKIRECMSIIGVTVIGGIASSYINLSTPLKFTSGGVNIDAQKILDGIFPNLLPLLAVLGVWLLLTKFKLSVVKTMLVTLLISGVGAFIGIF; from the coding sequence ATGAGCCATGAAACTTTATCAGAGAATAACCAAGCTCTGCCCAGCATTCCGTCCACAGCTATAAAACTGGATAAATCGACACTTAATCGGTGCTGGCTTAATTGGGCAATGCATAATATTACAGTGGCATCTTATGACCGCATGGAAGGGCATGGTTTTGTTAAAGCATTAATGCCCGCTGTAGAAAAAATGTATCCCGGCGACATCGCCAAACAGGTTGAAGTATTAAAACCTCATACCGCCTATTTTAATACCGAACCCCAATTAGGCGCGATCGTGACAGGTATTGTCGTCGGTATGGAAGAACAGCGAGCTAATGGTGAACCAGTCGATGCCAACTCTATCCAAACTATTAAAAACTCCTTAATGGGGCCGATTGCTGGTATTGGTGACTCCTCGATTCAGGGAACATTAATTCCTATATTGCTGAGTATTGCCATTTCTCTGTCTTACGGCGGTTCGATGCTTGGCCCACTCTTTTATATTATTGTTTTCAACGTGTTAATTATTTCATTAAGCTACCGCGCTTTCCACTCAGGTTATCGGCTAGGGGTCAAATCGGTAGATTATTTTGTCAGCGAAAATGCAAATAAAATACGCGAATGCATGTCGATAATTGGTGTCACAGTGATTGGCGGGATCGCCTCTTCCTACATTAATCTGTCGACACCGCTTAAATTCACCTCTGGCGGTGTTAATATTGATGCCCAAAAGATCCTTGACGGTATTTTCCCTAATTTATTACCGCTATTAGCTGTTTTGGGTGTCTGGTTGCTGTTAACTAAGTTCAAGCTGTCGGTGGTTAAAACCATGCTTGTAACTCTTTTGATTTCTGGCGTGGGTGCTTTTATCGGCATTTTTTAA
- a CDS encoding LacI family DNA-binding transcriptional regulator, whose protein sequence is MIKRATVSDVAALAKVSSATVSNVLGNRPGKVSAKTRQRVLDAITALNYTYNENAATLRSNRSNIVGLVIHDLSNPYYTELIAKINRKLTDHGFATILACSDENLDSQQSYLQLMQRHNALAILLCPTWDTTSEHLQAWNALSPTITFLRPVASADIDFIGINNYQAAYDITRRLISDGHKHLGFIGGSLESRLRRQRIQGWKDAHDDAGLHYAEEHILDCASSMSAGAKATAKILDIAPQITALVCYQDVVAFGAINAIHYMGRKPGRDIAVTGFDGLADAEGYLPSLTTAEVQIDVLTEHIVARLLSRLNDRDQSSMATLLHAHIHWRNSTRAH, encoded by the coding sequence ATGATAAAACGTGCAACGGTTTCTGATGTCGCGGCTTTGGCCAAGGTTTCGTCCGCCACTGTCTCAAATGTGTTGGGCAATCGGCCTGGCAAAGTCTCTGCCAAAACCCGTCAGCGCGTGTTAGATGCCATTACGGCACTTAACTATACTTACAATGAGAATGCAGCAACATTACGCAGTAACCGCTCCAACATTGTCGGTCTGGTGATTCATGATCTGAGTAACCCTTACTACACCGAGCTGATTGCTAAAATCAATCGTAAACTGACGGATCATGGCTTTGCGACTATTCTGGCCTGTTCAGATGAAAATCTGGACAGCCAGCAAAGTTATCTGCAATTGATGCAACGCCATAATGCGCTGGCTATCTTGTTATGCCCCACTTGGGATACGACCTCAGAGCATTTGCAGGCCTGGAATGCTCTCAGCCCCACCATTACCTTTTTGCGCCCAGTGGCCTCCGCCGACATTGATTTTATTGGTATTAATAATTATCAAGCCGCTTATGATATCACCCGTCGATTGATCTCTGATGGGCATAAACATTTGGGATTTATTGGCGGCAGTCTAGAGTCTCGTTTACGGCGTCAGCGCATACAAGGCTGGAAAGATGCCCATGATGATGCGGGCCTGCATTATGCTGAAGAACATATCCTTGATTGTGCGTCGAGTATGAGTGCCGGGGCTAAGGCGACAGCCAAAATACTGGATATAGCGCCGCAGATAACCGCGCTGGTGTGCTATCAGGATGTAGTGGCGTTTGGGGCAATAAACGCTATTCATTATATGGGACGGAAGCCGGGGCGCGATATTGCGGTGACCGGCTTCGATGGGCTGGCGGATGCCGAAGGTTATTTACCCTCATTAACCACCGCTGAAGTTCAGATTGATGTGTTGACTGAACATATTGTCGCCCGGTTACTTTCCCGACTAAATGATCGTGACCAATCATCAATGGCAACGCTGCTCCACGCACATATTCATTGGCGCAATTCTACCCGCGCCCATTAA
- a CDS encoding tRNA(Met) cytidine acetyltransferase TmcA: protein MINSITASQTLMAQQGHRRLLVLSGSADWARQQAINLSEQLPGDWLWVGEHPPPHIHGIRPTAAKTLLGQEGLHGVFDACDGLNTEALAVLAGTLRAGSWLVMLVPEWGSWPQLPDADSLRWSEQSAPITTPNFIRHLQRQLLASPDVVLWRQGQLPLERPFYIRPYWQQPDGMPTAEQQNILLRLMQTRQGVWVLTAARGRGKSTLAGMLVAQWPGKCWVTGPGKAATQVLSQRAGERARFWAPDALLDFCQRHDVSDVDWLLIDEAAAIPTALLSALLAYFPRALLTTTVQGYEGTGRGFLLKFCSTLSDWHHLTLTNPIRWASDDPLEQIIDDIMLFNDDWVIDTLSPTVSTSAQVEISACKQSDWLSNPELLRRFYGLLSSAHYRTTPLDLRRLMDAPGMHFSAAKMADSVIGALWLVDEGGLDSRLAHDVWAGRRRPKGSLVAQSLAAHSGQWQAPTLLSRRISRVAVAPSWRQQGMARQMIAAEQARAQQEGLDFLSVSFGYTTGLACFWRACGFQLVRMGSHKEASSGCYAAMAVLPLSSAGQRLTEAARQQLVRDWYWLQQWIGLETPVSLPQPEQPDLTLNDDDWRELAGFAFAFRPLEASLPALQRLLLRSKLPLPALQQYLQQGHAAAEIVHHQGLSGRKALIAKWRQEAAEGMAAIDIDKMTEFSRFLS from the coding sequence GTGATCAACAGTATTACCGCCAGCCAGACGCTAATGGCGCAGCAGGGGCATCGGCGCTTACTGGTGCTCAGTGGCAGTGCTGATTGGGCGCGGCAGCAGGCGATAAATCTATCCGAACAATTGCCTGGCGATTGGCTATGGGTCGGCGAGCACCCGCCCCCCCATATCCATGGCATTCGGCCTACTGCGGCCAAAACTTTGCTGGGGCAGGAGGGGTTACATGGCGTGTTTGATGCCTGCGATGGCCTGAATACAGAAGCGCTGGCGGTATTGGCAGGGACATTGCGAGCTGGCAGTTGGTTGGTGATGTTGGTGCCTGAGTGGGGCAGTTGGCCACAGTTACCCGATGCCGACAGCTTGCGTTGGAGTGAGCAGAGTGCCCCAATCACCACGCCGAATTTTATCCGCCATCTACAGCGCCAACTTCTAGCCTCTCCCGATGTCGTTTTGTGGCGGCAGGGGCAGTTGCCGTTAGAACGGCCGTTTTATATTCGGCCATATTGGCAGCAACCTGACGGCATGCCCACAGCCGAGCAGCAGAATATTCTGCTGCGCTTGATGCAGACCAGACAAGGTGTTTGGGTACTGACGGCGGCTCGTGGGCGCGGTAAGTCGACATTGGCCGGTATGCTGGTGGCGCAGTGGCCGGGTAAGTGTTGGGTCACCGGGCCGGGCAAGGCGGCAACTCAGGTATTAAGCCAGCGAGCCGGGGAGCGCGCGCGTTTTTGGGCGCCAGATGCGCTACTGGATTTCTGTCAGCGCCATGATGTCAGTGATGTCGACTGGCTATTGATTGATGAGGCCGCAGCTATCCCCACCGCGCTACTGTCGGCGCTGTTGGCCTACTTCCCACGGGCATTATTAACCACCACCGTGCAAGGCTATGAAGGCACAGGGCGTGGATTTTTATTGAAGTTCTGCTCGACCCTAAGTGATTGGCATCACTTAACATTGACCAACCCGATCCGCTGGGCCAGCGATGACCCACTGGAGCAGATTATCGACGACATCATGCTGTTTAATGATGACTGGGTGATTGATACATTGTCGCCGACAGTGTCTACCAGCGCACAGGTCGAGATCTCCGCTTGTAAACAGTCTGATTGGCTGAGTAATCCCGAGCTATTGCGCCGCTTTTACGGTTTGCTTTCCAGCGCCCATTACCGTACCACACCGCTGGATTTACGGCGTTTGATGGACGCGCCGGGTATGCATTTTTCTGCCGCCAAGATGGCGGATTCAGTGATAGGCGCTTTGTGGCTGGTGGATGAAGGCGGGCTGGATAGCCGATTAGCACACGATGTTTGGGCGGGCAGGCGGCGGCCAAAGGGCAGTTTGGTGGCTCAATCGCTGGCTGCTCACAGCGGGCAATGGCAAGCTCCGACCTTATTATCCCGACGAATTAGTCGGGTCGCTGTTGCCCCATCCTGGCGACAACAAGGGATGGCTCGACAGATGATTGCTGCCGAACAAGCTCGTGCGCAGCAGGAAGGGCTGGATTTTCTTTCGGTCAGTTTTGGCTATACCACAGGATTAGCCTGTTTTTGGCGTGCCTGCGGCTTTCAACTGGTGCGCATGGGCAGCCACAAAGAGGCGAGTAGCGGTTGTTACGCGGCCATGGCGGTGTTACCCCTGAGTTCGGCGGGGCAACGGCTCACTGAGGCCGCGCGGCAGCAATTAGTGCGTGATTGGTATTGGTTGCAGCAATGGATTGGTCTGGAAACGCCAGTGTCTTTACCCCAGCCTGAACAACCTGATCTCACCTTAAATGATGATGATTGGCGTGAGCTTGCGGGATTTGCTTTTGCTTTTCGTCCGTTAGAGGCGAGCCTGCCCGCGTTACAGCGCTTGCTATTAAGGAGCAAATTACCTCTTCCAGCCTTGCAGCAATACTTGCAGCAAGGGCATGCGGCAGCGGAAATTGTTCATCATCAGGGGCTTTCAGGACGCAAAGCATTGATTGCCAAGTGGCGGCAGGAGGCCGCCGAGGGGATGGCGGCGATTGATATTGATAAAATGACGGAGTTCAGCCGGTTCCTGTCATGA